ATTCCTCGGAATAGAAATCTTTTCTAAGAGATTCTTTATCAATAGTGAACTCTATgttgattgctccaatgaaatttGGGGTTTCAATGGAGGAGTAGGTTGGGGATAAAGTAGATCTCTGGTCATCATTATCCATTTGGTATGTTGTTTTTACCGGTGTTGTAGTCTCAAAACCAGTAAGGTGGATTGTAGATTCATCATGGGAGGGTTCAGGTTGAGCTCTACTGATGGAATTGGTCCGAGACAtggaaaaagatcttctagacatagTAGATCTAAAGTCTTCTTTAGTTCTGATCGATCTAGGGAGGGAAAAGGagtttctcctatcaaagactAAATCAACCTGCCCAGTTTGGTGTTGGATAACATCACGGAAGTCAGGGGTGACAATAGATTGAGCCGGTGTAGCTCTTTCTATTGACCATTTCTCTGGTAGAGTGATATCATTCCATTGAATAGTTTTTGGGACGATAATATTAGCTTTTTTATTATCAGTGAGAAACAAAGTGGTTTCTCCAGACTTTTCACAACTTGTTTTAAGGAAATGAGATTTGATTGAGTTCATAACCTTATACTGAACTCTGTAGATTAAGGTGATTGGGATAGATCCTTCCTTCATATCATATCCATGAAGCTTGATGTTAAGGAATAGAACATCAAGAATGTTCTTGTCATCCAGACTTACTGTTAAGTCCGGATAACAGTTGAAGAAGATTGGTCCATGACTCAAGCTAGATTCAATAGTTCCTAAGAGAGAGTCGTGAAAATTGTTATGTCTAGTATCTCTTAAACATAGAAGAACGGCGACGTCTAGTGAACCTCTAGTAAGAGGTTTCATACCAatttgaacactacctatgtgCAGGTAGTTAAAACCTTTGAGGATATGTTCTCTGATGCTTTTCTAGTCCGCGTAGATTGTAAATCTGCCAAGGATATATTACAAAAAGATGTTAAAAATTTAGCTTCAAAACAAATTTTTGctagatggcaagctattttaagtgttttCAATTTTGACATAGAATATATCAAAGGCTCAGCAAACTCTCTCCCTGACAGTTTTCAATAATATCAATCTTCTGCAATCTTGTTTAATGGACGGCTAAGCCTCctgctttattttattctgtCAATGGAAGACTGAGCctccttttaatttatttacttaCTGCGCATTTATTATTCCAGTCTATCTTTATATTCTGCAGTCTGGCCGCATCCTACTTCTCTTACCAGCTTTAATTCTAACCCCTTAAATCTGCTTCCGAACCCCtcttggtatatatatatatatatatatcgctTGTTTGTGGTACTTCAAGCCAGATTAAGGTATGATACTCAAAATGAGTTTGTTCAATAATAAAGACTCATAattgaaattttgattttgttatcGTAATAATGCAGCGTTccgcctatcaaaaaaaatgtaGCGTTCCATTCTTAGGGACGCGAGATTTGCGAGCTGTTTTTTCAGCGTTGTATTCATCTATCAATCATGGTCATTTTATACgcatcttcatcaccatcatTAGTTCCCACCACTAAATGAATTTTATGAGACAAAATTTATTaataagtaaagtaaaatctaaaaaatGTATTACCTTAAataacataataataaactaTTGATCGAGTTACTTAATGCGAGTACCCCATAAAACAATTTTTAAGATACCACATATAAGTATCCAATATAAGTGATTCcccgtaaaaaaaattataagttatTCACAGGCATGATATTTGTGGCCTGTCATCGTGTCATAGGTCGAAGGTTATGTGGCATGTGATGTATGAGGGTGCTTTGTTGGGAAaagttgaaattaaaattaacatcTCTTAATATTGAAATAGTAAGTAGTTTTAAGTTTAGAGGCGGCACATGTCGTAGTGCCTTAAGATTTTTTAGGGGAATACCCTACTAAAATATTGTCACAGGTCAACTAGTTGACTTTCTTTTAAATAATGACTTTTTTTACAAAACAATTATAATTACCTATACGGCTATACACATCCCTATCCATTAATCCAATGATCGGCCTAGTGGCCTACCGTTTTGGATATGtataaaattttcataaataaACAAACATTCTGGGTACAAAATGTCAGGCTTTGGGATTTCACATTCGAGCTAGGTCATTTTTATGGAATGAGTCAATATTCTCATTATCCTGAAACAATATTCAAATtacaaaaaaagaaacaatgGGTTGTTGGCACCAATGgttagaaaaaaattatgagGTAGCAGGGCTACATCA
This portion of the Lotus japonicus ecotype B-129 chromosome 3, LjGifu_v1.2 genome encodes:
- the LOC130746323 gene encoding uncharacterized protein LOC130746323, which codes for MKPLTRGSLDVAVLLCLRDTRHNNFHDSLLGTIESSLSHGPIFFNCYPDLTVSLDDKNILDVLFLNIKLHGYDMKEGSIPITLIYRVQYKVMNSIKSHFLKTSCEKSGETTLFLTDNKKANIIVPKTIQWNDITLPEKWSIERATPAQSIVTPDFRDVIQHQTGQVDLVFDRRNSFSLPRSIRTKEDFRSTMSRRSFSMSRTNSISRAQPEPSHDESTIHLTGFETTTPVKTTYQMDNDDQRSTLSPTYSSIETPNFIGAINIEFTIDKESLRKDFYSEEWTPQREWFFKNYQGQNRKNIQEPFYRFLELVQQNIPFFNWFHAYTIKKGINYPYQVDVITWQLSDEKTIQSDVPPKAPFVVKNAQNLRVLASPFKTKSEEAVTWKDIKDIMEQANYTNKYLQQLGDEAYFQLLNRGKVKMEARGVRESRKR